The Chanos chanos chromosome 3, fChaCha1.1, whole genome shotgun sequence genome segment CTGAGCTGAAACATTATAGTTCTTGACTGGAGCACTCCTCTGTGTATCCGTCTCCTTAGCAGCCAGTCTACAGAACCGCAGGTACTCTTCCATGGCCAGAATCCACTCCATGACAATAGAGGCTCCCATAACAAAGGTAGGCTTATgctgcactacacacacacacacacacgcacacactctccagATATTACAGTCTGTAGTCTGTAACGCATGGATGATTTGTCTGGAAATTACTCCTGTATGACATGAATAGACTGGTTTTTGGCAAATTAGGTCCAGTCAACACAGTTTGTCCCTACAGTGAACAATCCTATTGCCATAAGGTATGTAATAGTTATAGATTAGTAATAGTTATAGAGTAGTAACAGACTTCTCTGACGTAGATACTCAAACTGCACGTAAAGATGTGCAACTTTTAATTACATCTTTAAATTGGACTTAacacttttcatttcaaatatctAACTTTATCTCACCCATAGATATAGTGAATCTGTACCAGTGGACCTGTATTACCACTGCAAATGATTTATGTCTGATGAAGACATTACAAAACACTATTACTTTCTTAGTTCATCTCACTGTATTCAGTGAGAGATACTTTGTCATCTCAAAGTATCTCTCACTGTAAGATACTTTGAAGCTAGTGATGGCATCATGTGTAATATGATTTGTAGTTATGTTATatccagtaggcgatttgtagggggatgaggggggatgcaatcccccttgttaacaaaatgaccaaaatgcatccctcctgttaacctgccatccccctatatactctatagagtagtgtcagtgaccattgggccgcccccctgttaaaaaatagcaaatcacctactggttaTACCATTTAAATAACTTCCAGCTCTTTGTAGACAccagtaaaatgtaaatgacaaaaCTTGCTGTTGTTTCTTGTCAATCTGTACCATTTTTACTCTCCTTCACATGGTTCAGTTCAAGTCAAAATTTTTCAATTAGAATGAAGCCCACAGATCATTTGTGTGAGAATCAAACTCATACCCAGAGCCTTGCTTGACCTTTGAAGGAATTTTTTGTTTCTGGGTATTTGTATAAACAAGTGAGATGAGAGACATGATTGCATTCAGTTGGACTCTAATTTAATGAGGGATTATCATACAATGATGATCATTCTTACAGGAATGTTCTTTTCCATTATATCTAGTTTGGGCTGTGCACTGGGCTCAGTCACGCAAAGTTCTTACCACAGGCCTCTACCCTCAGTTCAAAGTTCTTACCACAGGCCTCTACCCTCAGTTCAAAGTTCTTACCACAGGCCTCTACCCTCAGTTCAAAGTTCTTACCACAGGCCTCTACCCTCAGTTCAAAGTTCTTACCACAGGCCTCTACCCTCAGTTCAAAGTTCTTAGCACAGCTCTCTACCCTCAGTTCAAAGTTCTTAGCACAGCTCTCTATCCTCAGTTCAAAGTTCTTAGCACAGTTCTCTACCCTCAGTTCAAAGTTCTTACCACAGGCCTCTACCCTCAGTTCAAAGTTCTTACCACAGGCCTCTACCCTCAGTTCAAAGTTCTTACCACAGGCCTCTACCCTCAGTTCAAAGTTCTTAGCACAGCTCTCTATCCTCAGTTCAAAGTTCTTACCACAGGCCTCTACCCTCAGTTCAAAGTTGTTAGCATAGCTCTCTATCCTTAGCTCAACGTTTTTAGTTGCATTAAATGAGTAGTGTAAACTGattcctgtttctgtctcaaagGACTCTAAGCTATAGTAAGTCTGTATTGTCcctttgcgtgcgtgcgtgtgtgtgtgtatgcgtgcgtgcgtgtgtgtgtgtgtgtgtacactcatgcACAGGTTATAAACATCATTAACGCTGCTCAGGAGAGCAGTCCAGTCACCGTGGCTGAAGCTCTGGACCGTGTGCTGGAGATCCTCCGTACTACCGAACTATACTCCCCACAGCTGGCCTCCAAAGAGGACGACCCACACACCAACGACCTCGTCGGGGGGCTCATGAGTGTGAGTCAGAGGGTTAAAGTGGAGATAGGCTGGTGGCTGGTGTGAACAAATAGTTATTTATTAGGGGCTGATGGAGGCAAGCACAAAACCATATATGGATCCAATGGCTGACTACTTTCTGAAAGCTTCATGTTGTATcctgttttgtgatttttacaGATGCTGGTAAGCAAAAGATATTTTAGTTGAATATCTTCTGAATACATATTATACGAGCTTCAACTATAAATCACAGCATTGAGGTAGTCAAATTGTATCATCAAGTGTGGTCAGGTAAATTATTAATTGTTTCAAGCCTCAGCTTTGATTTTCCAGAACAATCAATCTAGTTACCGACTACTCTGACTCACCCCTTGTGTGGAATAAATCATATGTGTAATTATCATCTGTTTTGACTTAGTGATTGTGTGATTTCAGCAGGACTCTGTGATACAAGACAAATTTCTCTTTTGGGACAGAATAAAGTAAATCCCTAAAAAGTGTGTGGTAGTCAGAGCCGTAGTCATACTCATATAACAGTTTGTTAAAACAAGAACCAGAAAAATTCCTAAACTTGAAGAGCAGACTTGACTCTAATGACTGAGAATCgatgaagtgtgtatgtgtcagtgcctgcctgtctgtctgtcagcatcACATCTGTGATTGGTCGGAATAGAGGGGTAGTGTCTAGTTATTCACTTTGGTTCTCAGCATTATTATTACCAGTCTTTTATTGCATATGAATAGCAATAAGCCGTAGACAAaaggcccagagagagagagagaagagaaaagagagagagagagagaagagaaaagagagagagagagagagagaagagaaaagagagagagaagagaaaagagagagggagagagagagagagagagagagagagaaagctttgaACCAAAGCCAAACCTACGTCTGGACATCAATGGGTGCCAAATGTGTAGAGCTGCTGGTCTGTGCTGCGTGTTTGCAATCAAAGCTGATCCCCAGCCAAGGATCACATCTCAAATTACATTCAGCTTCTCCAAGCAGGTTTACATCAGACAGTAGGATCTTGTCTGGGAACCTACTTCATTCACATTTAGCTTTTTaacatgtgtattttttttttaacttaaatgacatttatttataacCTTATCACATTGGGAATGACCATCGCTTTTATGTGTGGGAACACTGGTTTGACTTCTTGGGGGTTTTAGACAGCCGTATTTTTTTCTGGAAGATGTTCAGAGGGTTTTGGAACAAGGTCAAAAGCTTATGAGCTTGTTGTGATCTACCAGGAATGAGACCCTTTAGCCAGAGTGGTGATTGTAACCCCTGTAAATAGATGTTTGTATATCTAAAGTCCCATTAGTTGAAGCCTGGTCTGTCTAATGCAGGTCTTGGTTTAAATTATGGGCTGTTTGTGGTTATTAGAGTTTGGCTCTGGTTTCTGGAGTGTTTTATCTCTTCCGCAGAGAGACGACAAACAGACATGTAAGCTGTTGAATTGTGGGTAAAATAACTATGCAAGACCTCTTTATGATGTGATAAAGTAATGATTGCATTGGCATGAAATGAATATGTGAAGTTCTTATtacgctctttctctcctaccGTCTTTCTTTCCCTTAGGATGGTCTGAGAAGACTGTCAGGGAATGAGTATGTCTTCTCGAAAAGCTCCTTTCAAAGTAAGTGCACAGCATTAGCTTCAAAATGACTTTAATATCTTAGTAAAACACTCTCTTACATTCAATGAATGGCTTGATAAACAAGATTcttggaaaaaaagagttgtgttgtttttttttaatagcagaCATTTTATTGCTTACATGAAATTGAGACATGTAAAGTGGGATAGAATACACTTTTCGTCCAATTGCCGGATGATCTCTTGCATAACGTTACCGATCTGAATCGGAAAGCACATTATGTATAATTGCATAAATGAAGTTACATTTGTTCAAGTCATGCTCTCTAATCGCGTAATCTGGTAAATGTTCTACTCATTGATAGCAAGCCTCTCTCAAAGATCAAACCTTTCTGCCTCTGGATGCTAAGTAGaggcacagtgtgtgatgtaatgAACCATGTACTGAACTTATATTTCCTAAGCAGACAAACTTAATATTCTCTTCATATTTATTGTACCATCCAGAACAGGAGGCTTTAACTCTATGCCTGATagacttttatttctcttcccAAATTAAACTTAATCTACCCATACAACCAATACACTGTTCTCACTCCGTGTACTCAGTGCACTGCCTTTACTGCAACCACCCACCCAGTAAACTGTCCTCAGTGTAGGCTTATGCCAAGTGAACTGACATTGTTTCAGCTTTATAACCCAATACACTTTACCTGCTCTACCCTGTCTAACATCCTAAATGGTCTCCCATCCCATGAACTGTCTCTACTCTAACCTTCTGGccaataaactgtcttcactttcaTCTCATTAAACTAACCTTTGTTCTCACCCTTGAAATCTTTGTTGTGAGGGGTCAGGGCCTGTGAGTTCTcctgtataaataaataaataaatagatagatagatataaataaatagcagTTTAGGGACTAAATGTAACCTCAGTTCTGTTTGTGACCTCTAACCTGTGATGGTTCCTCAGACATCAGTCAGACTCATCTGGCCATTCCAGTCACACTTAACGACGTCCCTCCATCCATTGCTCAGCTGCTGGACGATGAGGAAAGCTGGGAGTTTAACATCCTCGAACTGGAGGCTGTCACACACAAGAGGTATGGGGGCAGTTGGCAGGTTGGGGCAGGTGGGAGGTTGGGGCAGGTGGCAGGTTCGGGCAGGTGGGAGGTTGGGGCAGGTGGGAGGTTGGGGCAGGTGGCAGGTTGGGGCAGGTGGGAGGTTGGGGCAGGTGGCAGGTTCGGGCTGGTGGGAGGTTGGGGCAGGTGGGAGGTTGGGGCAGGTGGCAGGTTGGGGCAGGTGGGAGGTTGGAGCAGGTGGCAGGTTGGGGCAGGTGGCAGGTTGGGGCAGGTGGGAGGTTGGGGTGGGTGGGAGGTTGGGGCAGTTGGCAGGTTGGGGCAGGTGGCAGGTTGGGGCAGGTGGGAGGttggagaaagagtgagagaaaggaaaaaaaaggggagagggaTAGGATGAAAGAATACAAGAAAGTAGATCAAAAGCATAGATCAATATAAGAATGTAACGAtttaaaatgggaaaaatgGTAAATATGTAAATCTGTCAACTGTTTATCAACCagacatttgtctgtgtgtgtgtatatgcgtgcatttgtttgtgtgtgtgtgtgtgtgtgtgtttatctgcaGGCCGTTAACCTACTTGGGCTTGAAGGTTTTTGCGCGTTTTGGTGTATGTGAGTTTCTGAACTGTTCAGAGGCTACACTCAGGTCTTGGCTGCAGGTGATGGAGGCAAATTACCATGCCTCCAACTCCTACCATAACTCCACCCATGCTGCGGACGTCCTGCATGCCACTGCCTTCTTCCTCCGTAAGGACAGAGTCAAGGTAgagttaaataaaataacatgttCTTCAGAATGGGAAGAAGGCTTTGTttgaactctgtccttctctgtctgtctctgtctctgtctctctgtctctgtctctgtctttctctctctctctctctttctctctctctctctggcatgttTATTATGATTTGAGTTTCGTATTATCATATTAGAATGGCTGCGTggtgaaaaaatgaataatggtgTGGTAAATGACAGTATTTTTCTCAACAGATCTATTTTTGGCTCATGGGTTTAACAGAGACCCACATTTTTCTTCACTGCAaattatcatttcaaaattgaacgAAGGATTTACAGTGATTTAATCTCAATAAAACCAGAGTTATACTGAGTCATTTAAaggaattgaactgaactgaactgaactctgtgtgtgtgtgtgtgtgtgtgtgtgtgtgtgtgtgtgtgtgtgtgggtgggtgggtggatgtgtgtttagGCTAGCCTTGATCAGCTGGATGAGGTGGCAGCACTGATCGCAGCAACGGTGCACGACGTGGATCACCCGGGTCGTACGAACTCCTTCCTGTGTAACGCAGGAAGTGAGCTGGCCATTCTGTACAACGACACAGCCGTGTTAGAGAGTCATCACGCTGCTCTCGCTTTTCAGCTCACCGTGCGAGACAGCAAGTGTAACATCTTCAAAAACATGGAgaggtatgcacacacacacacacacacacacacacacacacacgcacaccactgAACTGACTGTATAAATGAACGGTCTCAAAACCATGAAGAGGTTCTCACAAATGTGGTCATGCCAAGACACACTCTTCAGACAGCAATATCATCAAGAACATGGACAGatacacatgcgtgcacacacacatacacacacacgcatacactaaTGATAACCTTCAAAtgggagtgtgtgcgtgtttccaGGACTCAGTTTCGGACATTGCGGCAGGCGATCATAGACATGGTGTTGGCTACTGAGATGACGCGACATTTTGAACATGTCAACAAGTTTGTCAACAGTATCAACAAACCCATGGCAGCCATCGAAGAAACCAGCTCAAATGTGAGTtgtgcacacatatacaggGCTCTCTACCTGGCAtagctctgctgtgtgtgtgggtgtgtgtgtcagggttattatagttttgaaattttaattttttatttagtttttcagtttggtttttgatttcagtttagttttagtaAGTTTTACTTATGCATAagtagttttagttttatttttattttgaggaattgactagttttagtttagtttttaattagttttagtgttagttttagtttttcaaaTATTATGAAGGCCATGATTTATAGAAGCTGCAAAAGGCAGGACGAAAGAATGTATGACATCAAATATGATTTACACAACCCTTGTTTATGAAAGGTCCCATATTGTACAAAGCCATTAAATGGCTTTGCATAATATAGGACCTTTAATAAACAGTCATAAAATTTTTATTCTTGTACACCATGAACCAGGGGtggacaactttttttttccagagggccatatttactttcataaaGTAAGCTGACGGCCACATATTGGACAATTGAAATGAAACGTAAAACACATAGTGCTGCTATGTTAAATGATATGAATTTGATATACATGAGAGATTACTTTACAGTAGCCTGTATGCCAGCCTACTCGAAGGCCTGACATTTTTTACGACTTTATGTCAATCTGGTGTACCCTGAGGTTACAATAAAaagatttactttcataaaacCATCCACTTCAATGCAGTATCAACTtttacattaccctccatcttATTAATTGTCATTGATCCCTTGAATGAATATAAGAAGCTGGGCAGTATCTTTAAAGTCCCTGCTTTGGTCACATGCTgtactgattggttctcgcgtggttcttatttgcataaagttggggaTTCGCCATCTCATTTTTGCCTTGCTCCGCCTGATACGCTCCGATTTCCAATACGGTATCCCACAAATGTTACCGTCGCTTTTCATCACGACACATTTACTTTTGTCTACTATGGGATTGTGGTCAACGTATTCCCATATTGGACTGTGCCGCTTTCTGCCTGCAACTTTAGCCATTTTCAGAAAATCTCATTGGCACGTGGTTGATGCTAGATTGAGGGGGAGGGACgctctgctgtgattggttggagGGGCGCCTGAAGGAATAAATTTTAAGGTACGCACTGCAACCACAGTGCAAATCATCTACGGGGGAAACAAAAACGaagctgattttacctgcaATTCTATTTCATTTTAGTATGTGTTGCATTGTtcattgtagtttttatttcgtttttgtgttttggaaaactgttgtttttcatttttatttcagtaaaaaaaatcttttttttttactgctagTTTTAGTTTTGGTCTTAGTTTTCGTTAACTATAATaaccctggtgtgtgtgttatgaatgtgtatgaCCCTTAATAGCCAAGAAGCCTTGATAGTTTCACGTTATTTGACTGATTGAATGTAATCTGTAAGCCATgcatctatatgtgtgtgtgtgatgaacaGAGTGAAGGCAGTGACTGTGAGGGCTCTGCCAACATAAGGAATTCTCCAGAGAACAGGCTGCTGATCAAACGCATGATGATTAAATGTGCGGATGTGGCCAATCCCTGCAGGCCTTTGGAGCTGTGTATAGAGTGGGCTGGACGAATCTCTGAAGAGTATTTTGCCCAGgtatacacacacccccacacacacacacacacatacacatccccacacgcgcacacacacacacacacacatgcacgcgcccacacacacacacacacacacttttgtgtttgcttgtgcatgtgtttgcctTTTCAACTGTTTCTCTATCTgtactattgtgtgtgtgtgttttctgcagacggatgaggagaaaagacaggGTCTTCCCGTGGTCATGCCTGTATTTGACCGGAATACCTGCAGCGTTCCCAAATCCCAGATCTCCTTCATTGATTACTTCATTACAGACATGTTTGATGCCTGGGATGGTAGGAGTTCCACACTCACTCCTGCTCTTAAAGCGCATGGCCAAGTTCACTCTCAAATAGTTTGTGATTATTGTAATATGAGAAGAGTaagaaacaagaaaagagatgtgtctgacagaaagagaaagagaaagagggagcggGTAATGAACTGGTCTGATAAGTCAGTTGCACAGGattctgatctgagatcagaaaGTGGAGACACACATTGGAGGATTACTGAGAGGTTGTAAGCGTTGTGAGGAGGTTAAGACAATGTTGTGAATGCGTTGTTAAAACATTGTGAGAAAAATGTTAAGATGAGGTTGTTAAGAGATTGTGAGGGCAGTGTAGTGACAAAGCATTGTGGAGGGGTTTTCATCGTGTTTTGGTCTTGTTGCGGCTGCGCTGCGTAGAGCTTGCGGCTGCGTGGTAGAGAGGTCACGGTTGCGTTGTGTAGAGTTTGCGGTTGTACTGTAGGACAGTTATGAGAATGTTgtgaggagagagcagaagtGCATCTGGGGTTTGTCTGGAATTTGGTGGAAtgaatgttttttgggggtggggggtgaggtcACTAGTTCCCCTTTTCCCACTGTATGTAGAACCCCAAGAGCAAACATGTTTACTGTCAACACAGAGACCTGATGATGTCACGGAAAAttagaaaaaacagagaacaagacCACAGgggttgtgtcagtgtgtgagtgtgtgtgtgtgtgtgtgtgtgtgtatgtgtgtgtgtgtgtgtgtatctaggGGGGAGTGGGTTCATGATTGCAGTTCAGAAGGCAGTGAAGCAGCAGACTTGCATAGAGGCCTGTACAAGTTTGAATTCTCGAGGTCGCGAGAGGGTCATCACCGGCTCATGTCATTATGGAGAGGGCTAACAGGCAGAGAGGGTGAGGCGCAGGATGGGGGGGATGGGAGGGTTGGATGAAGGGGTAGGAGTTTTTGTCGGAAACAGAGATAGTAAACACGCACAGCGGGGGCTCAACTGGCTATGCCAAAGAACCTTCTAGTAACCataacacacgtacacataaacaaacagttttatatacacagaacttctgtctctccctcattctctctctctctctctctctatctctctctctcgctctctccatcgctctttctttcattctctctatcacaaccacacacacacttcctctatCCTCCGTATCTGGTCCTAGAGTATCACGCCACTAGACAGGCATTTCTAATCAGTCTATGAGAGGGTGGAAGggaggaatgtgtgtgaggcagagagCAGAAGATTTGTAGGACGCAGTTCCACCACATGACATTATGGCATTGTCTTAATAAAAAAATCCTCAGTGCATGACAGtacatcctctttctcttttcctctcttcctctcttcctctctttctctctctctctgtttctctcttcctctctttctctctctctctctctctctctccatttctctctctctctctctctccatttctctctctctctctctgtctctctctctctctctctctctctctctctctgtctttctctcacagccTTTGCCAGTTTGCCTGGTCTGATGGAGCACCTGTCAGAGAACTATAAGTACTGGAAGACTTTGGATGAGATGAAATGCAAGACCCTAcgacctcctcctccaccctgacCTCCTGTGATGTTGTGTGACCCCTCTCCTTGACCCTCCCTGTGACCCTGCTCCCGCTCAGGTCAAGGGGTCAGGGAAAGGAAGTATGAATGTAGCGTGTCACTCTTAATTGCCTCCCCACTGTGATACTACTCAAAAACCCAGGCCTCAAAGGTTCCGGGTCCCCTGGCCGGTCCTGTTCGACAATCTGCCCCGATTCTGAGGGTACCATACCAGAGAGACGGAGCACTTTATCTGCAGAAAGAcctcatcctctcttttttctttctctc includes the following:
- the pde8b gene encoding high affinity cAMP-specific and IBMX-insensitive 3',5'-cyclic phosphodiesterase 8B: MGCAPSIHVSQSGVIYCRDSDESNSPHQTTTISQGTAATLHGLFIKTDAADTIPSVIAYQSRHTRTNSHREKRENSGGHICIEAETQTSHTSVKVSATEECVGPMRLTLEPIQVLLVFAKEDSQSDAFWWACDRAGFRCNIARTPESAVECFLDKHHEIVVIDGRHSRYFEAEAVCRLIRATKPSEHTVILAVVPQHTSDQEEPSVLPLLCAGFSRRYLENNSVSACYNELIQIEHGEIRSQFKLRACNAVFTALEHCQDAVEITSEDHVIQYVNPAFERMMGYHKGELIGKELTELPKSEKNRADLLDTINTCIKKGKEWQGIYYARRKSGDSIQQHVKIMPVIGQGGKIRHFVSIKRPYSDNNRQVHKISREERCCGEHSQTECHSLRHKDRRKESVDVRSISSRSSDAASLQNRRYSSMARIHSMTIEAPITKVINIINAAQESSPVTVAEALDRVLEILRTTELYSPQLASKEDDPHTNDLVGGLMSDGLRRLSGNEYVFSKSSFQNISQTHLAIPVTLNDVPPSIAQLLDDEESWEFNILELEAVTHKRPLTYLGLKVFARFGVCEFLNCSEATLRSWLQVMEANYHASNSYHNSTHAADVLHATAFFLRKDRVKASLDQLDEVAALIAATVHDVDHPGRTNSFLCNAGSELAILYNDTAVLESHHAALAFQLTVRDSKCNIFKNMERTQFRTLRQAIIDMVLATEMTRHFEHVNKFVNSINKPMAAIEETSSNSEGSDCEGSANIRNSPENRLLIKRMMIKCADVANPCRPLELCIEWAGRISEEYFAQTDEEKRQGLPVVMPVFDRNTCSVPKSQISFIDYFITDMFDAWDAFASLPGLMEHLSENYKYWKTLDEMKCKTLRPPPPP